The following proteins come from a genomic window of Cyanobacterium sp. T60_A2020_053:
- a CDS encoding DUF4258 domain-containing protein, translating into MLREIRRKIISGEFELSKHAVDQSIFRKIRIKEIREMINNGKIIEDYPDDKYGASCLICGFTMVNRPLHIHCSYPSRPILKIITLYQPTQEGWQNNFTIRR; encoded by the coding sequence ATGCTTAGAGAAATTAGACGGAAAATAATTAGTGGAGAGTTTGAGTTGTCGAAACACGCTGTTGATCAATCGATTTTCAGAAAGATTAGAATAAAGGAAATAAGAGAAATGATAAATAATGGCAAAATAATCGAAGACTATCCCGATGATAAATACGGTGCTAGTTGTTTAATTTGCGGTTTTACAATGGTTAATCGTCCTTTACATATTCATTGTAGCTATCCTTCTCGCCCGATTTTAAAAATAATCACTCTTTATCAACCGACGCAAGAAGGTTGGCAAAATAATTTTACAATTAGGAGGTAA